From one Musa acuminata AAA Group cultivar baxijiao chromosome BXJ2-6, Cavendish_Baxijiao_AAA, whole genome shotgun sequence genomic stretch:
- the LOC135613393 gene encoding uncharacterized protein LOC135613393: protein MQHHQRSPHRTVIQMYRGGSSYASGSRSATRRHVDYGRTYVAWPKGRHRATVVWLHGLGDNGASWYQLLETLPLPNIKWICPTAPTRPVSLFGGFPCAAWFDIADPSQDGPDDADGLEASAAHIANLLSSEPADVKLGIGGFSMGAATALYSASCFAHGRYGNGGRYPINLSAVVGLSGWLPCSRSLKTKVESSLEAARRAASLPLLLCHGTGDGVVPYKQGERSAETLRMSGFRNLRFEAYNGLEHYTIPEEMDAVCKWITARMQLDGSRA from the exons ATGCAACATCACCAGCGCTCCCCGCACAGGACGGTGATCCAAATGTACCGCGGCGGCAGCTCGTACGCCTCCG GTTCGAGGAGTGCGACCAGGAGGCATGTCGACTACGGGAGGACTTACGTTGCCTGGCCGAAGGGCAGACATCGGGCCACCGTCGTCTGGCTTCACGGTTTAGGAGACAATGGCGCAAG CTGGTACCAGCTCCTGGAAACCCTTCCTCTGCCAAAC ATCAAGTGGATATGTCCTACTGCTCCTACCCGACCTGTGTCTCTTTTTGGTGGATTTCCATGCGCAGCAT GGTTCGACATTGCGGACCCTTCACAGGATGGTCCTGATGACGCCGATGGATTGGAAGCTTCAGCAGCACATATCGCAAATCTTTTGTCGTCTGAGCCAGCTGATG TAAAACTTGGAATCGGTGGGTTCAGTATGGGTGCCGCGACTGCCTTGTATTCTGCTTCTTGCTTCGCACATGGAAGATACGGAAATGGAGGCCGATATCCCATAAACCTCAGTGCAGTCGTTGGTCTCAGCGGCTGGCTTCCCTGTTCCAG GAGCTTGAAGACCAAGGTGGAAAGCTCACTGGAAGCTGCAAGGCGAGCTGCCTCCTTGCCACTTTTGCTCTGTCATGGAACAG GGGATGGAGTGGTTCCCTATAAACAGGGAGAAAGGTCTGCGGAGACGTTAAGGATGTCGGGGTTTCGAAATCTCAGGTTTGAGGCCTACAATGG ACTCGAGCATTATACGATTCCGGAGGAAATGGATGCCGTCTGCAAGTGGATCACCGCGAGGATGCAGCTCGATGGgtctcgcgcttga
- the LOC135614209 gene encoding GTP-binding nuclear protein Ran-3-like, whose protein sequence is MALPNQQTVDYPSFKLVLVGDGGTGKTTFVKRHLTGEFEKKYEPTIGVEVHPLDFFTNCGKIRFYCWDTAGQEKFGGLRDGYYIHGQCAIIMFDVTARLTYKNVPTWHRDLCRVCENIPIVLCGNKVDVKNRQVKAKQVTFHRKKNLQYYEISAKSNYNFEKPFLYLARKLAGDQNLHFVESPALAPPEVQIDLAAQQQHEAELAAAAAQPLPDDDDDLFI, encoded by the exons ATG GCATTGCCGAACCAGCAAACTGTCGATTACCCGAGCTTTAAACTCGTTCTCGTTGGTGATGGAGGAACTG GGAAAACTACCTTTGTGAAGAGGCATCTTACTGGTGAATTCGAGAAGAAGTATGAGC CTACCATTGGTGTTGAGGTCCATCCGTTGGATTTCTTTACAAACTGTGGGAAGATCAGATTCTATTGCTGGGACACAGCTGGCCAAGAGAAATTTGGTGGTCTCAGGGATGGATACTA CATTCATGGTCAATGTGCTATTATCATGTTCGATGTCACTGCCAGGTTAACCTACAAAAATGTCCCGACATGGCACCGGGATCTATGCAG GGTCTGTGAGAATATTCCTATTGTTCTCTGTGGAAACAAGGTTGATGTGAAGAACAGGCAGGTTAAAGCAAAGCAAGTTACATTCCACAGGAAGAAGAACCTTCAATATTATGAGATTTCGGCAAAGAGCAATTACAACTTTGAGAAGCCCTTCCTTTATCTTGCTAGAAAACTTGCTGG GGACCAAAACCTTCACTTTGTCGAATCACCTGCTCTTGCGCCTCCAGAAGTCCAGATTGACCTTGCCGCACAGCAACA ACATGAAGCGGAGTTGGCTGCAGCTGCTGCGCAACCTCTtcctgatgacgatgatgatttatttatttga